One window from the genome of [Clostridium] celerecrescens 18A encodes:
- a CDS encoding carbohydrate ABC transporter permease has protein sequence MKNKGKAKDLLIFALFVFPAVAFVLFSTDVPFLMNLYYSVFDWNGISKDMKFVGLQNFVNIFSDDALFWKSATFTLKFSVFFVVAVNMISLTVALVMAEEKKSSSVGRAFYYIPYIISLTAISLIWKFILGPGFEALYQATGWEVFHWSWLGSSKLAFFVVVIMTVWQNLGFYMVNYIAGIISVPKELIEAAKIDGANKFQVLRRVTLPLIMPAVSICMLTSLTFSFKLFDVIMVFTKGGPANSTISVAYNIYKEAFFNNRYGMATAKSLVFVVFVLMITAVQLKVTKGKEIEA, from the coding sequence GTGAAAAACAAAGGAAAAGCAAAAGATTTATTGATATTCGCATTGTTTGTATTTCCAGCGGTGGCGTTTGTACTGTTTTCTACAGACGTACCGTTTCTGATGAACCTGTACTACTCGGTCTTTGACTGGAATGGGATCAGCAAGGATATGAAATTCGTGGGACTTCAGAACTTTGTTAATATATTCTCAGACGATGCGCTATTTTGGAAAAGCGCTACATTTACACTAAAGTTCTCGGTGTTTTTTGTAGTGGCGGTAAACATGATATCCCTGACAGTCGCCCTGGTCATGGCGGAGGAAAAGAAAAGTTCAAGCGTGGGGCGGGCATTTTATTACATACCTTATATCATAAGCCTGACGGCCATCAGTCTGATCTGGAAATTCATTCTTGGCCCTGGGTTTGAGGCTTTGTATCAGGCAACCGGCTGGGAGGTGTTTCACTGGAGCTGGCTGGGTTCGTCGAAACTGGCATTTTTCGTAGTCGTGATCATGACCGTGTGGCAGAATCTGGGATTTTATATGGTGAATTATATTGCCGGAATCATTTCCGTACCAAAGGAACTGATCGAAGCCGCCAAAATAGACGGAGCCAACAAATTCCAGGTGTTAAGAAGGGTGACCCTCCCCTTGATCATGCCTGCAGTATCCATCTGTATGCTTACCTCCCTGACATTCTCATTTAAACTGTTTGATGTCATCATGGTGTTTACCAAAGGCGGACCGGCCAATTCCACCATTTCCGTGGCTTACAACATCTATAAGGAAGCATTTTTCAACAACCGTTACGGAATGGCTACCGCAAAATCACTGGTATTTGTGGTTTTCGTGCTTATGATCACTGCAGTACAGCTTAAGGTAACTAAAGGTAAGGAGATAGAGGCGTAA
- a CDS encoding SIS domain-containing protein — MEKKNSQLTYSEVYKQPESFEAVNKSLENIYRVLDQAFAEEFDELIFTGCGTSFYLAQAAAHAFSAYNCLPAKAMCCSELYYFPEAFVKNRRVLVLPITRKSYTTEVRMAIDKVRSFPGVKTLAITCDKDSAAYNDYMILSPDTAEDSVIMTRSFTSMVYLSVIMAMYVGGKKEEIAAMADYGNRARDVLGKMDALAKKIIGENEHLNLFITLGQGIYYGVANECMNKIKEMGISNSEAYYSLEYRHGPMSLVDENTLVLLLSHSKTVEEDGKLLAQMKGYGAVTAAIGNTASVDMKEADYCLDLPYGYNDMQNAALIGFIGQFIGYYIAEKKGIDADQPRHLSQAIVIQ; from the coding sequence ATGGAAAAGAAAAACAGCCAGTTAACTTACAGCGAGGTATATAAACAGCCTGAGTCCTTTGAGGCGGTCAATAAGTCTTTGGAGAATATTTACAGAGTCCTGGATCAGGCGTTTGCAGAGGAATTTGATGAACTGATCTTTACCGGCTGCGGCACCAGCTTTTATCTGGCTCAGGCCGCCGCCCATGCTTTTTCTGCTTACAATTGCCTTCCGGCTAAGGCCATGTGCTGTTCCGAGCTTTACTACTTCCCGGAGGCATTTGTGAAAAACAGAAGGGTTCTGGTTCTTCCCATTACCAGGAAAAGCTATACCACTGAGGTCCGTATGGCGATTGACAAGGTGAGAAGCTTTCCTGGGGTAAAAACCCTGGCTATCACTTGTGATAAGGACAGCGCAGCCTATAATGATTATATGATCCTGTCTCCGGATACTGCCGAGGACAGCGTGATCATGACCCGATCCTTTACCAGCATGGTTTATTTATCAGTGATCATGGCCATGTATGTGGGAGGGAAGAAGGAGGAAATAGCTGCAATGGCAGACTATGGGAACCGCGCAAGGGATGTCCTTGGGAAAATGGATGCCCTGGCAAAGAAAATCATCGGTGAAAATGAACATTTAAACCTGTTCATCACACTGGGGCAGGGCATTTACTATGGGGTTGCCAATGAGTGCATGAACAAGATAAAGGAAATGGGAATCTCGAATTCAGAGGCATATTACAGCCTGGAGTACCGCCATGGTCCCATGAGCCTGGTAGATGAGAATACCCTGGTTCTACTCTTGAGCCATTCGAAAACCGTAGAAGAGGATGGGAAACTCTTGGCCCAGATGAAAGGATATGGTGCGGTAACGGCGGCAATCGGAAATACCGCTTCTGTGGATATGAAAGAGGCGGACTATTGCCTGGATCTGCCCTATGGGTACAATGACATGCAGAATGCGGCGTTAATAGGATTTATCGGACAGTTTATCGGTTATTACATTGCTGAGAAAAAGGGCATTGACGCGGACCAGCCAAGACATTTGTCCCAGGCGATTGTGATACAGTGA
- a CDS encoding ROK family transcriptional regulator, with protein sequence MKLVNQQLIKNTNLKQLYNSIYRNPGISRAQLSKDSHLSKTAVSSLVDELIARKFVYDSGASDSTNVGRKPNSLLLRAEQYYVAVFLLEEKRLNAALVDITGTSSFCEQVDVPSLDSYILLCQEYIHQTVLQQIDREQFLGICVVVPAMIDPDKREIFATTLNLPEKDFVGQLQRAFSGFPVALLNDTACFAYAEKVYTQITEKDFAFINFGKGIGATLFIHNEMLGRASASYTQFGHYSIDPKGELCSCGNRGCLELMIGEASLKDRISKAGGSPAFRRSSAVTYGDLGQASVYGDMVSCKVVRDIADEFSMALCNLICMVHPKLIIIGGKGKDLGPLFLQEIQECLSTMGFRRMVNSVSVRYSLLDSSALYNGAMKYFFDIHYNFTQDMAGSFFIG encoded by the coding sequence ATGAAACTTGTAAACCAGCAGTTAATTAAAAATACAAATCTAAAGCAATTGTACAATTCCATTTACCGAAATCCAGGGATCTCAAGAGCGCAGCTCTCCAAAGATTCTCACTTAAGTAAGACTGCAGTTTCCTCCCTGGTGGATGAATTGATTGCGCGCAAATTTGTATACGATTCCGGCGCCAGTGATAGTACGAATGTGGGCCGAAAGCCTAACAGTCTGCTGCTTCGTGCGGAACAGTATTATGTGGCTGTTTTCTTACTGGAGGAGAAGAGACTGAATGCGGCTCTGGTGGACATTACCGGCACCTCTTCCTTTTGTGAACAGGTGGATGTTCCTTCCCTTGACAGCTACATTCTTCTATGCCAGGAATATATCCATCAGACTGTGCTGCAGCAGATAGACAGGGAACAGTTCCTGGGGATTTGCGTGGTAGTTCCTGCCATGATAGATCCTGACAAGCGGGAGATATTCGCAACAACACTGAACCTTCCGGAAAAAGATTTTGTAGGTCAGCTCCAGCGTGCATTCTCCGGTTTTCCGGTGGCTCTTTTAAATGATACGGCCTGCTTTGCTTATGCGGAAAAGGTTTACACTCAGATTACGGAAAAGGATTTCGCTTTTATTAACTTTGGGAAAGGGATCGGCGCCACCTTATTCATTCACAATGAGATGCTGGGCCGTGCTTCTGCTTCCTACACCCAGTTCGGTCATTATTCCATTGACCCTAAGGGAGAGCTTTGCTCTTGCGGGAACCGGGGCTGCCTGGAGTTAATGATCGGGGAAGCGTCCTTAAAAGACCGTATTTCTAAAGCCGGGGGAAGTCCGGCTTTCAGGAGATCATCGGCCGTTACCTATGGGGATCTTGGCCAGGCCAGTGTATATGGAGATATGGTTTCCTGCAAAGTAGTGCGGGATATTGCTGATGAATTTTCCATGGCTTTGTGCAATCTGATCTGTATGGTGCATCCAAAGCTGATTATTATCGGAGGTAAGGGAAAAGATCTTGGGCCTTTATTTCTCCAGGAGATCCAGGAATGTCTGAGCACCATGGGATTTCGCCGCATGGTGAACTCCGTCAGCGTCAGGTACAGCCTTCTGGATTCCAGCGCCCTTTATAATGGCGCAATGAAATATTTCTTTGATATCCATTACAATTTTACTCAGGATATGGCCGGAAGCTTTTTTATCGGCTGA
- a CDS encoding class II fructose-bisphosphate aldolase, with protein MLVTNKENLMKAAKSGYAIPALNTQGGNYDIIWAACRAAEEMRSPVILAHYVSTGAYSGHDWFVEVCKWCADKVSVPVSIHLDHGGDFDICMEALKLGFTSLMIDGSEKPVKENAAMTNEVLKVARCFGVPVEAEIGELLRLDNLGEVMENKNIVNPEEVKTFLELCRPDSLAIGIGNAHGYYKGEPDIHLEVLEAVRKYTDIPLVLHGCTGMKEDIIREAIKLGVAKINFGTEIRYQYVNHYEEGLKNMDHQGHSWKLSQYANNRLTEDIKDIIRLAGSEGKA; from the coding sequence ATGCTTGTAACAAACAAAGAGAATTTAATGAAGGCAGCAAAGTCAGGGTATGCCATCCCGGCTCTCAATACACAGGGAGGAAATTATGATATCATCTGGGCTGCCTGCCGGGCGGCGGAGGAAATGAGGTCTCCTGTCATCCTTGCCCATTACGTATCCACAGGGGCCTATTCCGGCCACGACTGGTTTGTAGAAGTCTGCAAGTGGTGCGCGGACAAGGTTTCTGTACCGGTATCCATTCATCTGGATCATGGCGGGGATTTTGATATCTGCATGGAGGCGCTGAAGCTGGGCTTTACTTCCTTAATGATCGACGGCTCGGAAAAGCCAGTTAAGGAAAATGCAGCTATGACCAACGAGGTTTTAAAGGTAGCCAGGTGCTTTGGAGTGCCGGTGGAGGCCGAAATCGGCGAGCTTTTGCGCCTTGATAACCTGGGTGAAGTGATGGAAAATAAGAATATTGTGAATCCTGAAGAAGTAAAGACATTTTTAGAGCTGTGCCGGCCTGATTCCCTGGCCATCGGTATCGGTAATGCCCACGGATATTATAAGGGTGAGCCGGACATCCATCTGGAGGTTTTAGAAGCAGTGAGAAAGTATACGGATATCCCCCTGGTTCTACATGGCTGCACCGGAATGAAAGAAGATATCATCAGAGAGGCCATTAAGCTGGGAGTGGCGAAAATTAATTTCGGCACGGAAATCCGCTATCAATACGTAAACCACTATGAGGAAGGTTTAAAGAATATGGATCATCAGGGGCATTCCTGGAAGCTGTCCCAGTATGCCAATAACAGGCTGACAGAGGATATTAAGGATATTATCCGCCTGGCAGGGTCAGAAGGGAAAGCCTGA
- a CDS encoding sugar phosphate isomerase/epimerase family protein, with the protein MRIGVMVELFQDTDVDGKFAELRSMGMESCQLVCWDQKLMNENTADKVIAAVNRHKVDITAFWCGWEGPRVWDFYDGQLTLGLVPEAFRFERMKMLEKGIDFAAMIHVRDVATHVGYMPENPYDPNYQGVLTCLKTLVNQCKKNQQNFLFETGQETPVTLKRAIQDIEKETGKGNVGINLDPANLIMYGKANPVDALEVFGEYVMGIHGKDGKYPTDGHMLGEEVPLGEGKVNYPAFVAKLKEIGYAGDITIEREISGEEQKRDILMAKSLLEQLIKEE; encoded by the coding sequence ATGAGAATCGGAGTTATGGTTGAACTATTTCAGGATACGGACGTGGATGGTAAATTTGCGGAGCTGCGCTCTATGGGTATGGAAAGCTGTCAGCTGGTGTGCTGGGACCAGAAATTGATGAATGAGAACACTGCAGATAAGGTAATTGCCGCAGTAAACCGTCACAAAGTGGATATTACTGCCTTCTGGTGCGGATGGGAAGGCCCGAGAGTATGGGATTTTTACGACGGTCAGCTTACCCTGGGTCTTGTGCCTGAGGCATTCCGTTTTGAGAGAATGAAGATGCTGGAAAAAGGGATTGATTTTGCAGCCATGATCCATGTACGGGATGTGGCAACCCATGTGGGCTACATGCCCGAAAATCCCTATGATCCCAATTACCAGGGCGTCCTGACATGCTTAAAAACGCTGGTAAATCAGTGTAAAAAGAATCAGCAGAATTTTCTTTTTGAGACAGGCCAGGAAACCCCGGTAACACTAAAAAGAGCCATACAGGATATCGAAAAGGAAACAGGAAAAGGCAATGTGGGAATCAACCTGGATCCTGCCAATTTAATCATGTACGGCAAAGCCAACCCGGTAGACGCCCTGGAAGTATTCGGGGAATACGTGATGGGAATACACGGAAAGGATGGAAAATATCCTACGGACGGTCATATGCTTGGTGAAGAGGTTCCTCTTGGAGAAGGGAAAGTGAATTACCCAGCCTTTGTGGCAAAGCTGAAAGAAATAGGATATGCCGGAGATATTACCATAGAACGGGAAATATCCGGCGAAGAGCAAAAAAGGGATATACTCATGGCTAAAAGTCTCCTGGAACAACTGATAAAGGAAGAATAG
- a CDS encoding methyl-accepting chemotaxis protein — protein sequence MLETVDINYRYKNKLRGAAHMEIRGKQERQNSIALSKRLAIGFGIVNVITVLISLISLFTIYRLHSSNSVSTGFFALSSAAILLLAILSAVASIIICRILNRSIVRPLRILNNIARQLSIGDASANVRVLTKDEVGELMESFKAMVENTRRQAQTAEAIARGDLTVDVKVNSEKDVLGIALSSIVEKNNCILSQICDTSGQVLCGAGQISEASIRLSEGAGHQAGSLQELAAAVTEVKDRIGLSTDHAAMAMSCANDVRHGAVDGNRHMEDMLKAMDEINLSSSNISKVIKAIEDIAFQTNLLSLNASVEAARAGQYGKGFAVVADEVRSLAARSAKAAKETADMIENSIQRAEHGMKIAKTTADAFNKIVGGIEQVAGLAEKIAGASSEQASGIARINDEISQVSNAVQVNSAASEESTAATAELYRQAEALKEMVQTFKLKKPC from the coding sequence ATGCTGGAAACTGTCGATATAAACTATAGGTATAAAAACAAATTAAGGGGTGCAGCTCATATGGAAATACGGGGTAAGCAAGAAAGACAGAATTCAATTGCTCTTAGCAAAAGGCTGGCAATCGGATTCGGCATAGTGAACGTTATAACAGTTTTAATATCTTTGATAAGCCTTTTCACCATTTACAGATTACATTCTTCAAATAGTGTGTCAACAGGATTTTTTGCTCTTTCTTCGGCCGCAATACTTCTGCTAGCCATTCTATCAGCTGTTGCAAGTATCATAATATGCAGGATCTTAAACAGAAGCATTGTGCGCCCTCTTAGAATTCTCAACAATATTGCACGGCAGCTGTCTATAGGAGATGCAAGCGCAAACGTGCGGGTCCTCACAAAGGACGAAGTGGGAGAATTGATGGAATCCTTTAAGGCAATGGTGGAAAACACCAGGAGACAGGCTCAGACAGCCGAAGCAATAGCCCGCGGAGATCTGACTGTCGATGTGAAGGTTAATTCGGAAAAGGATGTCCTCGGCATTGCGTTAAGCAGCATCGTAGAGAAAAACAACTGCATTCTGTCTCAAATATGCGACACGTCGGGGCAGGTTTTATGTGGAGCCGGACAAATATCGGAAGCAAGCATACGTCTGTCGGAAGGGGCGGGCCATCAGGCAGGATCCCTTCAGGAACTGGCTGCTGCTGTTACGGAGGTAAAAGACCGGATCGGCTTAAGTACAGATCATGCGGCCATGGCTATGTCCTGTGCAAATGACGTCAGACACGGAGCTGTGGATGGCAACAGGCACATGGAGGATATGCTGAAAGCAATGGATGAGATCAACCTGTCCTCGTCAAATATCTCAAAGGTAATTAAGGCGATCGAGGATATTGCTTTCCAGACAAACTTACTGTCATTAAACGCTTCGGTAGAGGCCGCGAGGGCGGGCCAGTACGGAAAAGGTTTTGCGGTTGTGGCAGATGAGGTGCGGAGTCTTGCGGCCCGTTCGGCAAAAGCCGCAAAGGAAACCGCGGACATGATAGAAAACTCCATTCAGAGGGCCGAGCATGGAATGAAGATCGCAAAGACCACTGCAGATGCTTTTAATAAAATTGTGGGTGGGATAGAGCAGGTCGCCGGATTGGCGGAAAAAATTGCCGGTGCCTCGTCAGAGCAAGCTTCCGGTATTGCCCGTATAAACGATGAAATCAGCCAGGTATCCAATGCGGTGCAGGTGAATTCTGCAGCGTCTGAGGAAAGCACTGCCGCAACGGCTGAGTTGTACAGACAGGCAGAAGCGCTGAAGGAGATGGTACAGACCTTCAAGCTGAAAAAACCCTGTTAA
- a CDS encoding Gfo/Idh/MocA family protein, which translates to MEKLRAAIMGCGRISSCYEDAFRRLSDYVELVCAIDIDEDKAKAFGEKFNCHYCTDLESALQYRIDVIHLCLPHYLHPVMAVKAMEAGIHVLTEKPIAISLQDADRMMEVEKLTGKKLGVIFQTRYTKSVEKLKQLICEGYFGKILSARSYLTWNRPASYYEGCDWKGTWDKEGGGVLIDQAIHSMDRVRYMLGSDIEWIEGSVHNHCHEMVHVEDAAEAAISFKNGCIYSLYACNSYASDAPITIEFQGEKGRCGLIQDMGFYETEGCYTEIRNTYETTNVGPDYWGSSHHLQIRDFYESILYDKPVVVDGPEGRKTLEMVKGIYLSSLEKRRIYLPFEDVHYKDLNTQKG; encoded by the coding sequence ATGGAAAAATTAAGAGCAGCAATTATGGGCTGCGGAAGAATCTCTTCCTGTTATGAAGATGCCTTTCGCAGACTTTCGGATTATGTAGAGTTAGTATGTGCCATCGATATTGACGAAGATAAGGCAAAAGCTTTTGGGGAAAAATTCAACTGCCATTACTGTACGGATCTGGAGTCCGCACTGCAATACCGGATTGATGTAATACATCTGTGCCTTCCCCATTATCTGCACCCGGTCATGGCTGTAAAAGCCATGGAGGCAGGAATCCATGTGCTTACAGAAAAGCCCATTGCTATTTCCCTGCAGGACGCTGACCGGATGATGGAGGTAGAGAAGCTTACGGGGAAAAAGCTGGGCGTCATTTTCCAGACCAGATACACAAAAAGTGTGGAGAAGTTAAAGCAGTTGATTTGTGAAGGATATTTTGGAAAAATTTTATCTGCCCGGTCTTATCTCACATGGAACCGTCCTGCCTCTTATTACGAGGGATGCGACTGGAAAGGAACCTGGGATAAGGAGGGAGGAGGCGTCCTGATTGACCAGGCCATCCACAGCATGGACCGTGTCCGCTACATGCTGGGCAGTGACATTGAATGGATTGAAGGAAGCGTTCACAACCACTGTCATGAAATGGTGCATGTGGAGGATGCCGCAGAAGCGGCCATAAGTTTTAAAAACGGCTGTATCTACAGCCTTTATGCCTGCAATTCCTATGCTTCCGACGCACCCATAACCATAGAATTCCAGGGGGAAAAGGGACGCTGCGGCCTGATACAGGATATGGGCTTTTATGAGACAGAAGGATGCTATACGGAAATAAGAAATACCTATGAGACTACAAACGTCGGACCGGATTACTGGGGAAGCAGCCACCATCTTCAGATCAGGGATTTTTATGAATCGATTCTGTATGACAAACCCGTAGTTGTAGACGGACCGGAAGGCAGGAAGACTTTGGAGATGGTTAAGGGAATCTATTTATCTTCTTTGGAAAAAAGGCGTATTTATCTGCCGTTTGAGGACGTGCATTATAAGGATTTAAATACGCAAAAAGGGTAA
- a CDS encoding carbohydrate ABC transporter permease — MKKIKKISMLSVIVFICSVFWLMPLLLIFINSFKPYNDMLQKFLALPESWSLNMYMETWTKFRFPMLISNTLLYTACTVCVIALLAPMAAYKLARTKGRLSAVCFALIIMPMMVPFQSYMITLTRLVASLGMTGNKIGYILVSTGLCMPLAVYMIHGFVKNVPIELEECACIDGASKVRTYFTIVLPLLKPILTTVVVLDTLATWNDIITNQLIVGGNARAMNIQNALYMQFSAQSADWEHALPGIVMSMAPSLIFFVFMQKHIVGGITAGAVKG; from the coding sequence ATGAAAAAAATAAAAAAAATCAGCATGCTTTCCGTTATTGTGTTTATCTGTTCTGTGTTCTGGCTGATGCCTCTGCTTCTGATATTTATTAATTCTTTTAAACCTTATAACGACATGCTTCAAAAGTTCCTGGCCCTGCCTGAGAGCTGGAGTCTGAATATGTACATGGAAACATGGACAAAATTCCGGTTTCCGATGCTCATCAGCAATACCCTGCTGTATACGGCATGCACGGTATGTGTGATCGCACTGCTGGCTCCTATGGCTGCCTATAAGCTGGCAAGGACAAAGGGCAGATTGTCTGCGGTGTGCTTTGCACTCATTATCATGCCAATGATGGTGCCCTTCCAGTCCTACATGATCACTTTGACCAGGCTGGTGGCAAGTCTTGGCATGACAGGGAATAAGATCGGATATATCCTGGTAAGTACAGGGCTGTGTATGCCCTTGGCAGTCTATATGATTCATGGGTTTGTAAAAAATGTTCCCATTGAGCTGGAGGAATGCGCCTGTATTGACGGTGCTTCCAAGGTGAGGACCTATTTCACCATTGTTCTCCCGCTGCTAAAGCCCATTCTGACAACCGTTGTGGTTCTGGACACTCTTGCTACATGGAATGATATCATTACCAACCAGCTGATCGTCGGAGGGAATGCCCGGGCAATGAACATCCAGAATGCGCTTTACATGCAGTTTTCCGCCCAGTCGGCGGACTGGGAACACGCCCTTCCGGGAATTGTGATGTCCATGGCCCCAAGCCTGATCTTCTTTGTTTTTATGCAGAAGCATATTGTGGGAGGCATTACGGCCGGAGCGGTCAAGGGCTGA
- a CDS encoding ABC transporter substrate-binding protein, whose protein sequence is MMKRALAILMTTALAIPVLTACSESVSKDQAKPAEEITLKVFDAHAYGLEEYAEMAKKFEEAHPGVKIEVQHAANDSSTLLQSRVNSGDIPDVFDVESGTAAQKYYEYAYNWSEDKEVLGKFKEAALETGKDGDGNIMSLPWTYENLGLIYNIELFEKAGITELPDTMDELEAACEKLSAAGITPFALAAKETWVLHHLSTHFMMDKSLDAKGVADKLNSGDLAFKDMKNFQNLFRLLDLAVKYGPDKPLEVDWETSENMLANGEAAMIHMGDWCQSTLDSFNPDARLAFLPCPVSDNPEDATLLSSCNWTYIVNKDSKHLDLAKEYLEYILTSEEGQKWMCNGVGGVPGAKTTMEVKGALANDASAYVENGKTNGWIHTIAPTGYSDIVGPAMQAYMIGDMTAQQVTEEFQKGWQIQKN, encoded by the coding sequence ATGATGAAGAGAGCATTGGCTATCCTGATGACAACGGCATTGGCTATTCCCGTCCTTACAGCATGCAGCGAAAGTGTCTCAAAGGATCAGGCGAAGCCTGCAGAAGAAATCACCTTAAAGGTATTTGACGCACATGCATACGGCCTTGAAGAATATGCAGAGATGGCTAAAAAATTTGAAGAAGCCCATCCTGGCGTTAAAATCGAAGTACAGCACGCTGCAAACGACAGCAGTACACTGCTTCAGTCCCGCGTAAATTCAGGAGATATCCCGGATGTATTTGATGTGGAATCAGGTACGGCAGCCCAGAAATATTATGAATATGCTTATAACTGGTCAGAGGACAAGGAAGTATTAGGGAAATTCAAGGAAGCAGCCCTGGAAACGGGAAAAGACGGGGACGGTAACATCATGTCACTGCCCTGGACCTATGAAAATTTAGGCCTGATCTATAACATTGAGCTGTTTGAAAAAGCCGGGATCACAGAACTTCCGGATACCATGGATGAGCTTGAGGCAGCCTGTGAAAAACTGTCTGCAGCCGGGATCACACCTTTTGCTTTGGCCGCAAAGGAAACATGGGTCCTCCATCACCTTTCCACCCATTTTATGATGGATAAGTCCCTGGATGCAAAGGGAGTCGCGGATAAATTAAACAGCGGCGATCTTGCCTTTAAGGATATGAAGAATTTCCAGAATCTCTTCCGTCTCCTGGATCTGGCTGTAAAATACGGTCCTGATAAGCCGCTAGAAGTCGACTGGGAAACAAGCGAAAACATGCTGGCAAATGGAGAAGCAGCCATGATCCATATGGGCGACTGGTGCCAGTCAACCCTGGATTCCTTTAATCCTGATGCCCGCCTTGCATTCCTTCCCTGCCCGGTAAGTGATAATCCTGAAGATGCCACACTGCTGTCTTCCTGTAACTGGACCTATATCGTGAATAAGGATTCCAAGCATTTGGATCTGGCAAAGGAATATCTGGAGTATATCCTCACATCGGAGGAAGGTCAGAAATGGATGTGCAATGGCGTAGGAGGCGTTCCGGGCGCTAAGACAACCATGGAAGTTAAGGGCGCTCTTGCCAATGATGCGTCAGCATACGTAGAAAATGGAAAGACAAACGGCTGGATCCACACCATTGCGCCTACGGGGTATTCTGATATCGTTGGGCCTGCAATGCAGGCGTATATGATAGGCGATATGACAGCACAGCAGGTGACAGAGGAGTTCCAGAAGGGATGGCAGATCCAGAAAAACTAA
- a CDS encoding Gfo/Idh/MocA family protein, translating into MKVGLIGCGGMGTTHNLSLKALSTKMNVEVTALADCRPEFLEKAAIQWPNARLYKTGMELLETETLDSVHICLPSYLHTEHALAAMDKGMNVFIEKPVCLTEEEGEKLMEAQKRNGVQVMVGQVVRSFDEYRYLKECYDTGRFGVLKSITMQRVSGDAAWGYEDWFHEEGKSGSVVLDLHVHDLDFLRYMLGEPDSFDVRATAFSSGMINQIFTAYEFGKVFAITEGIWDISSALPFEASFHACFEEASVVFKGREDTPLTIYKNDGRIEHPKLHREYDVNDDSAGINISNLGPYYTEIKYFIQCLQEGKPVEVAPLEEGIQSVRQAIREWKQAKEYVNKR; encoded by the coding sequence ATGAAAGTAGGACTGATCGGATGCGGAGGAATGGGCACGACTCATAACCTATCGTTAAAGGCGTTGTCAACAAAAATGAATGTAGAAGTGACGGCCCTGGCAGACTGCAGGCCGGAATTTCTGGAAAAGGCCGCAATACAATGGCCCAATGCAAGACTGTATAAAACTGGCATGGAGCTGTTGGAAACGGAAACCCTGGACAGCGTCCATATCTGCCTCCCCAGCTACCTCCATACGGAGCATGCTCTGGCAGCTATGGATAAGGGAATGAATGTATTTATAGAGAAGCCTGTATGCCTGACAGAGGAAGAGGGCGAAAAGCTGATGGAAGCCCAGAAAAGGAATGGGGTACAGGTAATGGTGGGGCAGGTAGTGAGATCCTTTGATGAATACCGGTACTTAAAAGAGTGCTACGATACCGGCAGGTTTGGAGTGCTGAAATCCATCACCATGCAGAGAGTCAGCGGAGATGCCGCCTGGGGTTATGAGGACTGGTTCCACGAAGAGGGAAAAAGCGGTTCCGTTGTGCTGGACCTACATGTACATGACTTGGATTTCCTCCGGTATATGCTGGGAGAACCAGATTCCTTTGACGTAAGGGCCACTGCCTTTTCCAGCGGCATGATCAATCAGATCTTTACCGCCTATGAATTCGGCAAGGTATTTGCCATAACAGAAGGAATATGGGACATAAGCTCCGCTCTTCCTTTTGAGGCCAGCTTCCATGCATGCTTTGAGGAAGCAAGCGTTGTATTTAAAGGACGGGAGGATACACCACTGACCATTTATAAAAATGACGGCAGAATCGAGCATCCGAAGCTACACAGGGAGTATGACGTAAACGATGACTCTGCCGGAATCAACATATCCAATCTGGGGCCTTATTATACGGAAATAAAATATTTCATCCAATGTCTCCAGGAAGGGAAACCTGTTGAAGTCGCCCCTCTGGAGGAAGGCATCCAGTCTGTACGCCAGGCGATCAGGGAATGGAAGCAGGCAAAGGAGTATGTAAATAAAAGGTAA